From one Notolabrus celidotus isolate fNotCel1 chromosome 2, fNotCel1.pri, whole genome shotgun sequence genomic stretch:
- the LOC117827541 gene encoding serine/arginine-rich splicing factor 11-like isoform X2 has translation MSLLAPANAVAGMMPGGGLLPTPNPLATMGGTPFGGLGAPNMEQMAAMGMPGPNMNPQALSADFLKLMQSMDPKLNPLAAGLNLNPGMKTDASNKEIEEAMKRVREAQSLISAAIEPGNKKDDKRKHSRSRSRSRRRRSRSRSRHRRSRSRSRRRSHSRSRRRSKSPRRRRSHSRERGRRSRSRERRKEEKSSKKRSKTPPKSYSSARRSRSISRRHRRSRTASRSPKRKLSRSPSPRRHKKEKKKDKEREKERDRDRREDRDRSRDERERSASKKKRSKDKERDRDRKSDSEKGDVKVTRDYDEEEQGYDSEKEVEEDDDERKSDSDSASSPKVQEEVERSEGQIPKKSKLNGDDHHQEDMEMSD, from the exons ATGTCCCTGCTGGCTCCAGCCAATGCCGTGGCAGGAATGATGCCTGGGGGAGGCCTTCTTCCAACTCCCAATCCTCTGGCAACA ATGGGAGGGACACCTTTTGGAGGTCTCGGGGCTCCCAACATGGAGCAAATGGCTGCCATGGGAATGCCAGGACCAAACATGAACCCCCAG gctCTTTCTGCAGACTTCCTGAAGCTCATGCAGTCCATGGACCCAAA ATTGAATCCATTAGCGGCCGGACTGAACCTGAATCCAGGGATGAAGACTGACGCCTCTAACAAGGAGATCGAAGAAGCCatgaagagagtcagagaggcTCAGTCCCTTATTTCTGCAGCCATTGAACCAGGAA ATAAGAAAGATGACAAGCGTAAGCATTCCCGCTCGCGTTCAAGGTCGCGGCGCAGGCGGTCCAGATCTCGCTCAAGACACAG ACGTTCAAGGAGCAGGTCTCGACGGAGGTCCCACTCAAGGAGTAGAAGGAGGTCCAAGAGTCCACGGAGGAGGAGGTCCCACTCCAGGGAAAGAGGCCGCCGCAGTAGATCAAG GGaaaggagaaaggaggaaaagtcGTCTAAGAAAAGGTCTAAGACGCCTCCGAAGAGCTACAGCAGTGCCAGGAGGTCTCGAAGCATTAGTCG GAGGCACAGGCGAAGCCGCACTGCATCCCGGTCCCCCAAGAGGAAGTTGTCCAGGTCTCCATCACCTAGGCG GcacaagaaggagaaaaagaaggacaAGGAGCGTGAAAAGGAGCGCGATAGAGACAGGAGGGAGGACAGGGACCGGAGCAGAGATGAAAGAGAACGCTCCGCCAgtaagaagaagaggagcaaaGACAAGGAACGAGATCGAGACCGCAAATCAGATAGTGAGAAAGGAGACGTTAAG GTGACACGAGAttatgatgaagaggagcaaGGTTATGACAGTGAAAAAGAAGTAGAAGAGGATGATGACGAGAGGAAAAGTGACTCCGACTCTGCCTCATCCCCGAAAGTTCAAGAAGAGGTGGAGAGATCTGAGGGCCAAATCCCTAAAAAGTCCAAGTTGAATGGAGACGATCACCACCAGGAAGACATGGAAATGAGCGACTAA
- the LOC117827541 gene encoding serine/arginine-rich splicing factor 11-like isoform X1 — MNSSTHVIQVTNVSPSTTSEQMRTLFGFLGNIEELKLFPPDDSPLPVTSRVCFVKFLESESVGVSQHLTNTVFVDRALIVVPFAEGVIPDESKAMSLLAPANAVAGMMPGGGLLPTPNPLATMGGTPFGGLGAPNMEQMAAMGMPGPNMNPQALSADFLKLMQSMDPKLNPLAAGLNLNPGMKTDASNKEIEEAMKRVREAQSLISAAIEPGNKKDDKRKHSRSRSRSRRRRSRSRSRHRRSRSRSRRRSHSRSRRRSKSPRRRRSHSRERGRRSRSRERRKEEKSSKKRSKTPPKSYSSARRSRSISRRHRRSRTASRSPKRKLSRSPSPRRHKKEKKKDKEREKERDRDRREDRDRSRDERERSASKKKRSKDKERDRDRKSDSEKGDVKVTRDYDEEEQGYDSEKEVEEDDDERKSDSDSASSPKVQEEVERSEGQIPKKSKLNGDDHHQEDMEMSD, encoded by the exons ATGAATTCCAGCACGCACGTCATCCAGGTGACTAATGTCTCCCCGAGCACCACGTCCGAGCAGATGAGGACTCTGTTTGGATTCCTCGGAAACATAGAAGAGCTCAAGCTGTTTCCACCCGA TGACTCTCCCTTGCCTGTGACTTCACGTGTCTGTTTTGTAAAGTTCCTTGAGTCTGAGTCGGTTGGAGTTTCCCAACACCTGACGAACACCGTCTTCGTGGACAGAGCCTTGATCGTGGTCCCTTTTGCTGAAG GAGTCATTCCTGATGAATCTAAAGCTATGTCCCTGCTGGCTCCAGCCAATGCCGTGGCAGGAATGATGCCTGGGGGAGGCCTTCTTCCAACTCCCAATCCTCTGGCAACA ATGGGAGGGACACCTTTTGGAGGTCTCGGGGCTCCCAACATGGAGCAAATGGCTGCCATGGGAATGCCAGGACCAAACATGAACCCCCAG gctCTTTCTGCAGACTTCCTGAAGCTCATGCAGTCCATGGACCCAAA ATTGAATCCATTAGCGGCCGGACTGAACCTGAATCCAGGGATGAAGACTGACGCCTCTAACAAGGAGATCGAAGAAGCCatgaagagagtcagagaggcTCAGTCCCTTATTTCTGCAGCCATTGAACCAGGAA ATAAGAAAGATGACAAGCGTAAGCATTCCCGCTCGCGTTCAAGGTCGCGGCGCAGGCGGTCCAGATCTCGCTCAAGACACAG ACGTTCAAGGAGCAGGTCTCGACGGAGGTCCCACTCAAGGAGTAGAAGGAGGTCCAAGAGTCCACGGAGGAGGAGGTCCCACTCCAGGGAAAGAGGCCGCCGCAGTAGATCAAG GGaaaggagaaaggaggaaaagtcGTCTAAGAAAAGGTCTAAGACGCCTCCGAAGAGCTACAGCAGTGCCAGGAGGTCTCGAAGCATTAGTCG GAGGCACAGGCGAAGCCGCACTGCATCCCGGTCCCCCAAGAGGAAGTTGTCCAGGTCTCCATCACCTAGGCG GcacaagaaggagaaaaagaaggacaAGGAGCGTGAAAAGGAGCGCGATAGAGACAGGAGGGAGGACAGGGACCGGAGCAGAGATGAAAGAGAACGCTCCGCCAgtaagaagaagaggagcaaaGACAAGGAACGAGATCGAGACCGCAAATCAGATAGTGAGAAAGGAGACGTTAAG GTGACACGAGAttatgatgaagaggagcaaGGTTATGACAGTGAAAAAGAAGTAGAAGAGGATGATGACGAGAGGAAAAGTGACTCCGACTCTGCCTCATCCCCGAAAGTTCAAGAAGAGGTGGAGAGATCTGAGGGCCAAATCCCTAAAAAGTCCAAGTTGAATGGAGACGATCACCACCAGGAAGACATGGAAATGAGCGACTAA